Proteins co-encoded in one Conger conger chromosome 4, fConCon1.1, whole genome shotgun sequence genomic window:
- the LOC133126956 gene encoding protein fem-1 homolog A-like: MDIKTAVFNAARDGKVKLIQKLLYNKSQQELEALAEEKTQGGTPLLIASRYGHLEVVDYLLQHCKVNAEHGGSVNFDGETIEGAPPLWAASAAGHLPVVRSLLKHGASVNRTTLTNSTPLRAACFDGHLQIVRYLVEHQADMEVANRHGHTCLMISCYKGHKEIAKFLLERGADVNRRSVKGNTALHDCAESGSLDIMKMLLKCNAHMIRDGYGMTPLLAASVTGHTNIVEYLVHQPRTARKERVDALELLGATFVDKKRDLLGAMRYWRRAMELRQPGGDRTGVMVKPPAGSPVAAYDYAREVSSAEELEALITDPDEMRMQALLVRERILGPSHPDTSYYIRYRGAVYADSGDFERCVGLWKYALDMQQGSLDPLSPMTASSLLSFAELFSFVLQDRAKGTVATRVTFHDLMAVLSKSVREVERAVAQRDAPPEAPQFTKVLSIILHLVYLLEKLSCTPEEEHQKKQTVYRLLKLHPRARNGYTPLHMAVDKETTSVGRYPVGRFPSLAVATLLLECGADPEARDLDNNTPLHVCALSGCPEVMGALVRGGAHFDATNARRRTAHELLSERCASRHALRPLAYVSLQCLAARAIERLRLPYKGLVPEDMEAFIELH; encoded by the coding sequence ATGGATATTAAAACTGCGGTTTTTAACGCGGCTCGAGATGGAAAGGTGAAACTTATTCAGAAGTTGCTGTACAACAAAAGTCAACAGGAGTTAGAGGCACTTGCAGAGGAGAAAACCCAGGGAGGCACACCGCTGTTAATCGCGTCACGGTATGGTCACCTGGAGGTAGTCGATTACCTTCTTCAGCATTGTAAAGTTAATGCCGAACATGGGGGTTCAGTTAATTTTGACGGGGAAACTATTGAAGGAGCTCCGCCTCTTTGGGCAGCTTCGGCTGCGGGTCACTTGCCCGTTGTGCGCAGTCTGCTGAAGCACGGTGCGTCCGTCAACAGGACGACTCTAACCAACTCCACGCCGCTGCGCGCCGCCTGCTTCGATGGTCACCTGCAGATTGTCCGCTACCTGGTGGAGCACCAGGCTGACATGGAGGTGGCCAACCGGCACGGACACACCTGCCTCATGATATCCTGCTACAAGGGCCACAAGGAGATAGCCAAGTTCCTGCTGGAGAGGGGCGCGGACGTCAACCGCAGGAGCGTGAAAGGTAACACCGCGCTCCACGACTGTGCGGAATCGGGGAGCCTGGACATCATGAAGATGCTTCTGAAGTGCAACGCCCACATGATACGGGACGGGTACGGCATGACGCCGCTTCTGGCTGCCAGCGTGACGGGCCACACCAACATTGTGGAGTACCTGGTGCACCAGCCTCGCACCGCGCGCAAGGAGCGCGTCGACGCCCTGGAGCTGCTGGGCGCCACGTTCGTCGACAAGAAGCGCGACCTGCTGGGCGCCATGCGCTACTGGCGGCGGGCGATGGAGCTGCGCCAGCCCGGCGGGGACAGGACAGGGGTCATGGTCAAGCCGCCCGCGGGGTCACCGGTGGCGGCCTACGACTACGCCCGCGAGGTTAGCTCGGCGGAGGAGCTGGAGGCGCTCATCACCGACCCGGACGAGATGCGCATGCAGGCCCTGCTGGTGCGGGAGCGCATTCTGGGGCCCTCGCACCCGGACACGTCCTACTACATCCGCTACCGCGGCGCCGTCTACGCCGACTCGGGCGACTTCGAGCGCTGCGTGGGCCTGTGGAAGTACGCGCTGGACATGCAGCAGGGCAGCCTGGACCCGCTCAGCCCCATGACGGCCAGCAGCCTCCTGTCCTTCGCCGAGCTCTTCTCCTTCGTGCTCCAGGACCGCGCCAAGGGCACCGTGGCGACGCGCGTCACCTTCCACGACCTGATGGCGGTGCTGAGCAAGAGCGTGCGCGAGGTGGAGCGGGCGGTCGCCCAGCGGGACGCCCCGCCGGAGGCGCCCCAGTTCACCAAGGTGCTGTCCATCATCCTGCACCTGGTCTACCTGCTGGAGAAGCTCAGCTGCACCCCGGAGGAGGAGCACCAGAAGAAGCAGACCGTGTACCGGCTGCTGAAGCTCCACCCTCGCGCCCGGAACGGCTACACCCCGCTGCACATGGCGGTGGACAAGGAAACCACCAGCGTGGGGCGCTACCCGGTGGGCCGCTTCCCCTCCCTGGCCGTGGCCACGCTGCTCCTGGAGTGCGGGGCGGACCCGGAGGCCCGCGACCTGGACAACAACACGCCGCTGCACGTGTGCGCGCTCAGCGGCTGCCCCGAGGTCATGGGCGCGCTGGTGAGGGGCGGCGCCCACTTCGACGCCACCAACGCCCGGCGCAGGACGGCCCACGAGCTGCTGAGCGAGCGCTGCGCCAGCCGGCACGCCCTGCGGCCCCTGGCCTACGTCTCCCTGCAGTGCCTGGCGGCCCGCGCCATCGAGAGGCTGAGACTGCCCTACAAAGGCCTCGTCCCGGAGGACATGGAGGCCTTCATCGAGTTGCACtga
- the ticam1 gene encoding TIR domain-containing adapter molecule 1: MSEREREARAEAPQTQAAGDDGAGVALEDAFKLLSLAQRDRLLSLTLEPSRSRAEVLVRAMSLIDLGKGDEALEKLRPLGDVGVARSLAEMLERHGGGPEAAPRGGGVHPEPGVDAAIELAGIFRVLAEEKLCHESRRDKAYQAALWACSRQTGNGEGRGTLERLVQEAREVCGSDFGVRSSTGATSYQDGETLSAPAGLCSFSPLGGRESGGASAAVRIPSSRGSEPSGTEVTSSPPSSLRTVPCSLQSYPSHLEVSVSPTALFDVHHATRDVQDPRSPLPQVDSSVELQERTLTPGPPSAPGGDVAPGCSPTRVGTREHSAQCFPLGEKLSASVSLRVAPRGCAPQQGPLSVQPGSAGLNHVTDHGKNSGTSLISTPASAETKAGPTWDSPPERPGKTAEPSPSASASISEDRQSESQGKHGKQDDDEEEEEFFSFVILHSPKDVELAGRLRERLEGLDVGLGATFSQDFAMPGRHRLSCVDDAINNSAFVILLLSRNFDRRMLEFETNCALTSSLENRHKYNNVIPLLPSENALPREQIPGSLKIFVMLEEGGRGFEKKVRKAMAPGRIERQRSVWRQERSIRAREESRRRMREDNERSAALQREAERMQKEQLRHSLSEQQRALEHYWALWNAQAGQVPAPGVPPFPFYVPMSPRPPEGFPSLGGPFLQPSIHIENASCIMIGNDSQMTVGMGGEREENGPGHGPGPGRDPTDRLS; this comes from the coding sequence ATgtcagagagggagcgggaAGCCAGAGCGGAGGCGCCGCAGACGCAGGCGGCGGGGGACGACGGGGCAGGAGTCGCCCTGGAGGACGCGTTTAAGCTTCTGTCCCTCGCCCAGAGAGACCGGCTGCTCAGCCTCACCCTTGAACCCAGCCGCAGCCGGGCGGAGGTGCTGGTGCGCGCCATGTCCCTGATCGATTTGGGGAAGGGGGACGAGGCGCTTGAAAAGCTCCGGCCACTGGGGGACGTAGGGGTGGCCAGAAGTCTCGCCGAAATGCTGGAGAGGCACGGCGGCGGGCCGGAGGCCGCCCCGCGGGGCGGAGGGGTACATCCGGAGCCGGGAGTCGATGCCGCGATAGAGCTGGCTGGAATATTCCGGGTGTTGGCCGAGGAGAAGTTGTGCCATGAGTCACGGCGCGATAAGGCGTACCAGGCTGCGCTCTGGGCGTGTTCCCGTCAAACTGGAAACGGGGAAGGGCGCGGAACGCTGGAGAGACTCGTGCAGGAGGCCAGGGAGGTGTGCGGCTCAGATTTCGGCGTTAGGTCCTCCACGGGGGCTACTTCCTACCAGGATGGAGAAACACTAAGCGCCCCCGCGGGGCTGTGCTCGTTCTCTCCCCTGGGGGGCAGGGAGTCTGGCGGGGCGTCCGCGGCAGTGAGGATACCAAGCAGCCGGGGCAGTGAACCATCCGGGACGGAGGTTACCAGCAGCCCCCCGTCCTCCCTCCGAACCGTGCCCTGCAGCTTGCAATCCTACCCCAGCCACCTGGAGGTGAGCGTGTCTCCCACCGCGCTGTTTGACGTGCACCACGCTACTCGGGACGTGCAGGACCCCAGGTCGCCGTTGCCCCAGGTGGACTCGAGCGTGGAGCTCCAGGAGAGGACCCTGACCCCCGGACCCCCCAGCGCCCCGGGGGGGGACGTTGCCCCTGGCTGCTCTCCCACCCGAGTGGGAACTCGGGAGCACAGTGCACAGTGCTTCCCCCTAGGGGAGAAGCTGAGCGCAAGCGTGAGTCTACGAGTGGCTCCGCGTGGATGCGCTCCGCAACAGGGCCCTCTGTCAGTGCAGCCGGGCTCCGCGGGGTTAAACCACGTAACGGACCACGGCAAAAACTCAGGAACCAGTCTGATCTCGACGCCCGCGAGCGCAGAAACGAAAGCCGGCCCCACGTGGGACAGCCCCCCGGAGCGGCCTGGCAAAACCGCGGAACCCTCGCCGTCCGCTTCAGCTTCCATCAGCGAGGACCGTCAATCTGAGAGCCAGGGAAAACACGGGAAACAGGATgacgatgaggaagaggaggagttcTTCTCGTTTGTCATCCTTCACTCCCCAAAGGATGTGGAACTAGCCGGTAGGCTGAGGGAAAGGCTCGAGGGTCTAGACGTCGGTCTGGGCGCAACGTTCTCCCAGGATTTCGCCATGCCCGGGAGACATCGGCTCAGCTGCGTGGACGACGCCATCAACAACTCTGCCTTCGtcattctcctcctctcccggaACTTCGACCGGCGCATGCTGGAGTTCGAGACCAACTGCGCCCTCACCAGCTCCCTGGAGAACCGTCACAAGTACAACAACGTCATCCCTCTGCTCCCCAGCGAAAACGCCCTGCCCCGCGAGCAGATCCCCGGCAGCCTGAAGATCTTCGTCATGCTGGAGGAGGGCGGCAGAGGCTTCGAGAAGAAGGTGAGGAAGGCCATGGCCCCGGGCAGGATCGAGCGGCAGAGGAGCGTGTGGAGGCAGGAGCGGAGCATCCGGGCgcgggaggagagcaggaggaggatgcGGGAGGACAACGAGAGGAGTGCCGCCTTGCAGCGCGAGGCCGAGCGCATGCAGAAGGAGCAGCTCAGGCACAGTCtctcagagcagcagagagcgcTGGAGCATTACTGGGCTCTGTGGAACGCTCAAGCCGGCCAGGTCCCCGCTCCGGGAGTGCCCCCCTTTCCATTTTACGTGCCGATGTCTCCACGTCCTCCAGAAGGATTCCCGAGTCTGGGCGGGCCCTTCCTACAGCCCAGCATCCACATCGAGAACGCCAGCTGCATCATGATTGGCAATGACTCCCAGATGACAGTGGGGATgggcggggagagggaggagaatgGCCCCGGCCACGGCCCCGGCCCTGGCAGAGACCCCACAGACCGATTAAGCTGA